The region GAAGTATGCCATCAGCTGCGGTCGCATTCCATGCACAGGACAATATATCAACTGGCTTGGGTTTATCACCATTCCATTTTTGGCGCTAACCGCCTTTATGATCATTATTTTGCTAAGTTGGGCCGTCATGCGCCAACAAAGAAAGGGGAGCGAACGTTGAAAAAATTGCTCATATTTGGCGGCATCATTGTCGTCCTGTTTGCCGCAATCGCGTTTATCACGATGTACGAACAAAAAGAAGCCGCAAGCAACAATCCTTACCATAAAAGCGAGCTGAACCCAGCCACCGTCGCCCAACTTGACGACCCGAACTACCGCAACATTATTTTGCCCGCAGAGTTGAAGCAACAGCTGGCCGAGAAAAAGACGCTTACCGTTTACTTTTACAGCCCGACATGCCCGCACTGCCACCGGACAACGCCGATCGTCGTGCCGCTCGCGAAGGAGCTTGGCATCAATTTAAAGCTGTTCAACTTGCTTGAGTTCGAAGACGGATGGGATGCGTACCATATTGAAGCCACCCCGACGATCGTCCATTACGAAAACGGCAAAGAAATCAAACGCATCGAAGGGTATCATGACGAACGAACGTTCCGAAATTGGTTTTCCTCATTGCACATTGAAAAGTAAACAAGGAGCTAAGCTATGCTTAGCTCCTTGTTTTACATCACCCATTGGCTCGCCGCAGGCGCATACACGCTGCACGGCCAAAGCCGCCTGCAAGTAAACTGCTTGGCATGAAAAGGAAAAGCAATGCCATGGCGGGCCAAAATCTTTTGATTGCGAACAAACAACCATTCATACTGTTCCAAATCCCCATGCTTTCCGATATGTTCGATGACGGTAATGAGCGATTGCAACGCCGAAATGATTTGGAAAGCCTCTTTCATTGTCCCATTATATGTAACATATTCGTGGTCCAGCGAAAGAATGCCCCATTCCTCAAATTGACGAATTTGTTCATCATCGAAGTAATACGGGAACACATCGGTATAAAAGTAGTTGAGCAAATACTGCATGTAATGCTCTTGTTCCGGAGTCGCCGCATACATCATTTTCAACGTCCATACCACCTTTTTCTCGCCGCAATGCTTGCGTTCTCCATCACTGAGACGATACTATGAGTGTACCATATCTCGCGCAAGGATAGGGGTAGAAAGTGTTTCCACGACTAACAGGGAATTGAGAGGGTGACAACCTTTGTGGACAAGAAAAGGCGATTGGCTCGAGTGCACCATTCCTAGTTTTTGGAGCGGCCTGACCATTGAACAATTGCTGAAAGACGTATGGACGGCCTCGAAAAAGCTCGTCCACCGTTGGCGGATGGAACACGGCGTCAAACTGAACGGCCAGGCGGTTCTCTGGAAGACGGTGCTCAACGAACGCGACCGGCTTCAGCTTTACGCATATAAGCCGGAGCCGTCGTTCATCGTTCCAGAATATCGGGAGCTTTCGATTTTATGGGAGGACGACCATCTGCTCGTCTTGAACAAAGAAGCCGGCATCGACATTCATCCGTCCGAACCGGGGCAAACCGGCACGCTCGCCAATGCGGTCGCGTTTCATTTGCAGTCGCAGGCGATTTTGACAAAAGTGCGCCACATTCACCGACTTGACCGCGACACGTCGGGAGCGATTTTATTTGCCAAACACCCGCTCTCCGGTGCGACGCTCGATCAAATGCTCGCCCACCGTGCCATCAAGCGGACGTACGTCGCTCTTGTTCACGGTCGTTTGTCCCCGAAATCAGGAACCATTTCCGCGCCAATCGGCCGCGACCGCCACCATCCAACGCGCCGGCGCGTCTCGAAAACGGGGGCAAAAGCGGTGACACACTATCGCGTCATCAAAACATTCCCGTCAACATCGCTTGTCGAGCTTTCTCTCGAGACCGGACGGACGCACCAAATCCGCGTCCATTTGGCCCATCTTGGCCATCCGCTCGTCGGCGATGTGCTTTATGGCGGCAAACCAGTGTTTCATCGCCATGCACTTCATGCCGCTAAGCTAACGTTCCACCATCCGTTTACAAACGAAGAGATCATTTGTCTCGCGCCAACGAGCGATTTTCCCATCGATCTTTCGTGCACTTACAATTGATCTCCTCCGCCTTCCTTCGATGGAGGAGGGGATTTCTCGACCGAAATGAGAAAAGGCAGACGCCCCCGTCTGCCTTACAAACGCAGTTCCTCCTCTTCAGCAACGTCTGCCGCCTCTTCCTCTTTGCTCGGCTCTTTTTTTTCCACTTCCAGCGACTTCACATGATGGCCATCCATTTCCTTCACCGTAAACAAGTAGCCATCGATTTCTACACTCTCGCCTGGTTTGATATCATAATGCTTCGTTAAAATCCAGCCGCCGATCGTATCGACGTCATCATCGTCAATGTCCAGTCCAAGCAAGTCATTCACTTCGCTGATCAACACTTTGCCATCCAAGATCAATCGATCGTCCATTTTTTGAATCAGAGGCGTTTCATCAATGTCAAACTCATCTTGGATTTCGCCAACGATCTCTTCCAAAATGTCCTCGACTGTAACCAGCCCAGACGTGCCGCCGTACTCATCGACCAAAATCGCCATATGAATGCGTTCTTTCTGCATTTTGACCAACAAATCGTGAATGGCGATCGATTCAATCACTTGAATGATCGGGCGGATATAGTCTTTCATTTGCTTTTCGTTGGACGGATTGGCAATAAAGTCCGTAAACACCTCTTTGACGTTGATGAGTCCAAGCACATGGTCTTTATCGCCGTCAATGACCGGATAGCGCGTATACTTTTCTTCACGAATGATGTCCAAGTTTTCCTTGACGCTTTTGTTGATATCGAGCGCCACAATTTCTTTGCGCGGCACCATAATTTCTTTCGCTATGCGGTCGTCAAACCGGAAAATGTTATTGACATAGCGGTACTCCGACTGATTGATCTCCCCGCTTTTGTAGCTTTCCGATAAAATGAGGCGCAATTCCTCCTCAGAGTGGGCGATTTCATGCTCCGCCACCGGCCTGAGGCCGAACAAGCGCGTCACGAGCCGCGCAGAGTTGTTGAGCGTCCAAATGAATGGATACATGATTTTGTAAAACCAGATGAGCGGCTGAGCCGTAAACAGCGTAATCGCTTCCGCCTTATGAATGGCGAACGTCTTCGGCGCTAATTCACCGACAACGACATGCAAAAAGGTGATGAGCGAAAACGAAATGATAAACGCTAAAAAGTGGGAGACGGATTCCGATAAATGGAGGCGTTCAAACAGCGGCAGCAACATCCGCGCCACCGTCGGCTCCCCAAGCCAGCCAAGGCCAAGCGAGGTGAGCGTAATGCCGAGCTGGTTCGCCGATAAATAGCCGTCCAAATTCGAAATCACTTTTTTCGCCGCGACCGCCCGTCGATTCCCTTCATTGACAAGCTGATCGATGCGCGAGCTGCGCACCTTGACGATCGCAAATTCAGAGGCGACAAAAAAGGCGGTGCAAGCGATGAGAAACGCCACCAACAGCAAACTGGCTATATCCAATTCGTCTCCGAGCGCGGATGAAGCGCCCAGGTTACACCTCCTGCACACAAAAGTTTCCACTGCAGCTGATAGACGATGATGCCGTTGGGCCGCCTTAGGCAGCCCAATACGTTACGATTCCTCATTATTGTTCCCTTGGGTGAAAATGAGCACATATTTCAGCAGTTCAAACACGGCGATCAACGTTGCCGCAACGTACGTCAGCGCCGCTGCGCCAAGCACTTTGTTCACGCCGCGCGCTTCATTTGGGGCGATCAACCCTTCAGCCAGCATAAACCGCTTCGCCCGCGCGCTCGCGTTAAACTCCACCGGCAAAGTAATCACTTGAAACACTACAGCCAGCGAGAAGAACAAAATGCCGAGGCCAAGCAACGAAAACTGGTGGAACAAAAAGCCCGCCAAAAGCAAAAACGGTGCAACGCCGGAAGCAAAGTTCACAACCGGAAACATCCGGTGGCGAAGGACGAGTGCAACGTAGCCTTGCTGATGTTGAACGGCATGGCCGACCTCGTGGGCGGCAACGGAAATGGAAGCGATCGAACGCCCATAAAAGACCGGCTCCGACAAACGGACCGTGCGGGAAATCGGGTCGTAATGGTCGGACAATCTCCCTGGCACAACCTCCACCGGCACATGGTGCAGCCCGTGGCGGTCTAAAATCATGCGCGCCACTTCCGCCCCCGTCAACCCCGATGAGGCTGGAACTTCAGACCAGGCATTGAAATTGCTCGATACCTTCCATTGCGCCCAAAGCGATATCAGGAAGGCGATAAAAATGAAAATATCCATCGGATGGAATAGCATCGCAGCACCCTCCGTTTTTTCAATGTTCATCAAATGTGTATACTATTATTTATTGTACTTGCTCATCATTTCATACGTCAAACAGCCCGCTTTGGTTTCAAAAAAACAGCGCCTGCATCGAGGCGCTATTTGGCTGATGGGGGCATCAAAAATTGAAATTGTCTGGATCAGGGCCGACCCGTTTGTTCAAGTTCAATGCGTCGATCTGTTTCATTTCTTCGTCGGTCAGCGAGAAATCAAAAATATCAGCGTTTTCCTTGATCCGCGCCGGCGTCACCGATTTCGGGATCGTCACAACGCCGTGCTGCAAATCCCAGCGCAGCACGACTTGCGCCGGCGTTTTCCCGTACTTGCGCCCGATGTCAACGATCGTCGGTTCGCTTAAAATTTCCCCGCGCATGAGCGGCGACCATGCTTCAAGCTGGATGCCGTTTTCCCGGCAAAACGCGTGCAGCTCTTTTTGCGTCAGGCGCGGGTGATACTCGACTTGGTTGACCATCGGCTTGATTTCACAATCGGCCAATACATCTTGCAAATGGTGAATGTGGAAGTTGCTTACTCCAATCGCGCGCACATAACCGTCTTTATACAGCTTTTCAAGCGCTCTATACGTTTCTTTGTATTTTCCTTTCACCGGCCAATGAACTAAATACAAGTCGACGTAATCAAAACCGAGCTTTTTTAAACTTCTGTCAAAAGCCTTCAGCGTCGCCTCATATCCTTGATCGGTGTTCCACACTTTCGTCGTCACAAACACTTGCTCACGAGGAATGCCGGATTCGCGGATCGCTTGACCGACACCTTCTTCGTTTTCATAAAAAGCGGCTGTATCGACATGGCGGTAGCCGATCTCAAGCGCAGTGCGCACCGCGCTTCTTACTTCCTCCCCTTCTTTGACTTTATAAACGCCAAGGCCGACCCAAGGCATTTTCACTCCGTTATGCAAAGCGGCGCAATCTTGCAGGCCGTTCATATCCTCTCCTCCTCAAGTTTCATTATAGTTTCATTATGGGAAAAGAGGGAAAGAAAAGCAAAATATATGCTTGCTCTCCTTTCTCACTTCCCCATGTCCCCTCTTGTTAGGGAAAAATCAACGCAAAAGCGAGGGGAAACGCTCCCCTCGCGCTGTCATTGCATTCCTTTTCATCCATTCGGCAATTTGCAGCGTGCGGCGCCTTTTCCGACGCAGTCAGAAACATGCGAACGGAAAAGCTGTCAATTGGACTTGCAGAGCGCTCCTGCCGCTTATTTGGCCACGCTCATCGAGGCGCGCTCCACTTCAGATTCGTTCGGATGAAACTCGTTTTCCATTTTCGAAACAACCACTGTCGCTACAGCATTGCCGATAATATTCGTAATCGCCCGCGCTTCCGACATGAAGCGGTCAACCCCAAGCAACAAGGCGATCCCTTCGACCGGAATCATCGGAAATGCTGCCAACGTTGCAGCCAGCGTAATAAAGCCGGAACCGGTGACCCCTGCTGCCCCTTTCGAGGTGAGCATTAACACTCCGAGCAACGTCAGCTCTTGCCAAATGGTTAAATCAATGCCGTACGCTTGGGCGATGAAAATGGCTGCCATCGACAAGTAAATCGATGTGCCGTCGAGGTTAAACGAATACCCTGTCGGGACGACAAGACCGACAACCGATTTTGAGCACCCGTATTTTTCCAGGCGCTCCATCAACCGCGGCAGCGCTGATTCAGACGAAGACGTGCCCAAAACAAGCAACAATTCCTCTTTAATATAAGCGAGAAACTTAAAGATGTTGAATCCGTAAAACTTGGCAATCCCGCCAAGCACAACGAAAATGAAGAGCGCCATCGTAATGTAAACAGAACCCATCAATTTGCCGAGCGACACGAGCGAACCGAGGCCGAATGTGCCGATCGTGTACGCCATTGCGCCAAATGCAGCGATTGGCGACACCTTCATGACCATGTTGACAACGCCGAAGAAAATTTCCACCAACCTCTCAAACAGAGAAATCACCGGTTTGGCTTTTTCGCCAAGTGCAGCAGCCGCTAAGCCGAACAAAACGGCGAAGAAGAGCACCGGAAGCAATTGTCCGCTCGCCATCGCGGCGACAACGTTATCCGGGATAATGCTTAGCACGAAATCTACAAAACCGTGGCTCGTTTCTTCCGCCTGCTTCGTGTATTGCGAAATGTCGCCACCTTTGACCGCATCCGTATTAAACCCGACCCCTGGTTTCACAAGGTTGACGACGACAATCCCGATCGCCAACGCAAATGTCGTCACAATCTCAAAATAAATGAGCGCTTTGCCGCCGATGCGGCCGACTTTTTTCAAGTCGCCCATATTGCCGATCCCGATCACGACTGTGAAGAAAATGATCGGGGCGATCACCATTTTAATGAGCTTAATAAATCCATCCGCCAATACTTTTAACTTCGCGCCAAATTCCGGAAATAAAAATCCGACAATAATCCCTAAAATGATGCCAATGATGACTTGCACCGTCAAGTTTTTCAGCTTTCTCCGCATTTCTCCCACTCCTTTCGACATCTTGACAACGCTTTCAATATCATCATAAAGAAAAATCGGTGAAATCAAAATATTATGGTGATAATGATCGTTTTGGTCTTTTTGGTCTCAACATTGGCATGGGCGTTTTCCTCGAAACGCTCTCCTTGCAAAGGAGTTTCACACGTCTATACGTTAATAAGAAAAGGGCGTCCCGTTATTTTTCGGACACCCTCATTCGCACGATTTTTTAATTTCATTCAACAGCTTAAAACCAAACTGCCGCGCAAACTCTTCATACAGCGGCGTAAATTTTTGCTCCCATTTCTTTTTTTCCGTTTCCGATAACATGTACAGATGAACCCCGTCCCGCTGCTCAAGCTGCTGGAGCTCCCGTGCGTTTTGCTCTTTCGACTGCCGCAAATTCCAATTCGTCGCTTCCGCCATCGCTTCCGTAATTTTTTGCTGGATGTCTTTCGGCAATCTGTCCCAAAATGACTGATTCATCATGACCACGTATCCGAGATAGCCATGATTACTGATTGTAATATACGGTTGAAATTTGTAAAACCCTTTCGAGTAAATATTAGAAATCGTATTTTCCTGCCCATCAAACTTATGCTGTTCAAGCTCCTGATAAACGCGGTCAAATGAAACGGCAATCGGCTCCCCACCAAGCAAACGAAACTGCCTTTCAATCACTTCGCTCGGCATAATGCGAAAACGCAAGCCGCGAAAATCATCCGGTTCCATCAGCGGCCGGTTCGTGCCCATCATTTGCTTAAATCCGTTGCTCCAAAACGCCAACCCTTTGATCCCTTTCGCCTCGAGCATCTGAAGCAGCTCGACTCCCACCTTTCCAGTAAACACGCAACGCACATGGTCATCATCGCGGAACAAAAACGGCAAATCGAGCACTTGCCACTCAGGGATCAATTCTGTCACTTTCGAAAATGATGGCGCAATCATTTGCACGTCGCCGCGCAACAGCGCATCAAGCTCTTCCCCATCTGAATAAAGCGAGCCGTTGGGAAACACCTCCACTTTGACGCGCCCGTTTGTCTTTTTCTCAACGAGTTCGGCAAATTTTTGCGCCGCCAGCCCTTTCGGCGTATTCTCCGCTACGACATGGCTGAAATAAATAATGATTTGCTTTTTCAACCCCTTTTGCTCGTCGTCATAGATAAGCGGTTCACGGTTCAGTGAACGGCTCGCTGCCCAGCCGATCAGGCCGAGGCCAACAAACAAAAGAATTGTCCATGCTTTCCACGTTTTTCTCATTGTTCACACCATTCTTTCATCCATCATCATTGCTAACACGGTACTCCAACGGTATACTGTTTGAAGCAAAAAAGCGGCTCGAGCTCACGGACACGGATTCGGTTTGAGAGCAGCAAATGCCGCGTCTTACGCAGGCTATCAGAATATTTGTTCCCCCACCGCCATTTTACACCTTTCATTTCTTTCCATTCAAGAAGATTTGGTATAATAAAAAAAACGTTGATTCATTCTCTTCATATGGCTGACCAACGGCCATCACGACTGACAAAAAGGAGTTCCGCCATGAACCAGCTGCCGATTCGCTGGAAAATTACGATTTTAACTTTCACTATCGTCAGCTTTTCTATGTTTCTGAGTGGTGCATTTATCATCAGCGACTTTTTCCATACAAAGGAGGAGGAGCTCAGCCAGCGCGCCTTGCTAACCGCGCGCACCGTCTCCGAGTTGCCCGAAGTCAGGCGCCATATTGTTGGAAACAAACAAAGTCGGGCGCTCATCAATCCAATCGTCGAGCGGGTGCGCGTCATTCACAGCGCCGACTATATCGTCGTTCTTGATATGAACAAAGTGCGTCTCTCCCACCCGCTTCCTGCGATGATCGGCACGATCTCCCGCGGCGCTGATGAAGGGCCGGCGTTTGCCGAACATACGTACACGTCCAAAGCCCGCGGAGAAATCGGAACGGTAGTTCGCGCCTTCGTGCCAATTATGAATAGCGAACACGAACAAATTGGCGTCGTCATCGCCGCCTACCGGCTGCCGACGTTTTTTGAAGCCATTGATTCTTTAAAGGAAGAAGCTGCCGTAGCGGTCGTTTTGTCCCTGCTTGCCGGCGGAATTGGCGCATGGCTGCTCGCCTCCCATATCAAGCGGCAAATGTTTGAGCTGGAACCGCATGAGATCGCCAAGCTGCTGATCGAACGAACCGAAGCGTTTAACGCCATGCACGAAGGCGTCATCGCCATTGACAGCAATGAAAACATTACCATCTTCAACGACCGAGCCAAACAAATGCTCGGCGTCAAAGGGGATGTCATCGGCCGGCCGATCCGCTCCGTCATCCCGGACACACACCTTCCAGAAATCTTGGAAGTAAACAAGCCGATTTACAACAAAGAGCTCCAGCTTGGCAACCTAACGATTTGGAGCAACCGCATCCCGATCAAAGTCAACGGGAAAACGGTCGGCGCCATCGCCATTTTCCAAGACCGGACGGAAGTGAAACGGCTGGCCGAAGAACTGACGGGCGTAAAGGCGTTTGTCCACGCCTTGCGCGTGCAAAACCACGAATACATGAACAAGCTTCATACGATCGCCGGCCTTATTCAGCTCGGCCATATCGAAAAAGCGCTCGAGTACGTGTTCCAAGTTACAGAGGAACAAGCAGAACTGACGCAGTTTTTAAGCCGCAACATCAAGGACGAAAGCATTTCAGGGCTGCTCCTGAGCAAAATCCGCCGAGGCAAAGAGCTC is a window of Geobacillus kaustophilus DNA encoding:
- a CDS encoding thioredoxin family protein, whose product is MKKLLIFGGIIVVLFAAIAFITMYEQKEAASNNPYHKSELNPATVAQLDDPNYRNIILPAELKQQLAEKKTLTVYFYSPTCPHCHRTTPIVVPLAKELGINLKLFNLLEFEDGWDAYHIEATPTIVHYENGKEIKRIEGYHDERTFRNWFSSLHIEK
- a CDS encoding YhcU family protein, with amino-acid sequence MKMMYAATPEQEHYMQYLLNYFYTDVFPYYFDDEQIRQFEEWGILSLDHEYVTYNGTMKEAFQIISALQSLITVIEHIGKHGDLEQYEWLFVRNQKILARHGIAFPFHAKQFTCRRLWPCSVYAPAASQWVM
- a CDS encoding RluA family pseudouridine synthase — its product is MWTRKGDWLECTIPSFWSGLTIEQLLKDVWTASKKLVHRWRMEHGVKLNGQAVLWKTVLNERDRLQLYAYKPEPSFIVPEYRELSILWEDDHLLVLNKEAGIDIHPSEPGQTGTLANAVAFHLQSQAILTKVRHIHRLDRDTSGAILFAKHPLSGATLDQMLAHRAIKRTYVALVHGRLSPKSGTISAPIGRDRHHPTRRRVSKTGAKAVTHYRVIKTFPSTSLVELSLETGRTHQIRVHLAHLGHPLVGDVLYGGKPVFHRHALHAAKLTFHHPFTNEEIICLAPTSDFPIDLSCTYN
- a CDS encoding hemolysin family protein, with amino-acid sequence MDIASLLLVAFLIACTAFFVASEFAIVKVRSSRIDQLVNEGNRRAVAAKKVISNLDGYLSANQLGITLTSLGLGWLGEPTVARMLLPLFERLHLSESVSHFLAFIISFSLITFLHVVVGELAPKTFAIHKAEAITLFTAQPLIWFYKIMYPFIWTLNNSARLVTRLFGLRPVAEHEIAHSEEELRLILSESYKSGEINQSEYRYVNNIFRFDDRIAKEIMVPRKEIVALDINKSVKENLDIIREEKYTRYPVIDGDKDHVLGLINVKEVFTDFIANPSNEKQMKDYIRPIIQVIESIAIHDLLVKMQKERIHMAILVDEYGGTSGLVTVEDILEEIVGEIQDEFDIDETPLIQKMDDRLILDGKVLISEVNDLLGLDIDDDDVDTIGGWILTKHYDIKPGESVEIDGYLFTVKEMDGHHVKSLEVEKKEPSKEEEAADVAEEEELRL
- a CDS encoding zinc metallopeptidase produces the protein MLFHPMDIFIFIAFLISLWAQWKVSSNFNAWSEVPASSGLTGAEVARMILDRHGLHHVPVEVVPGRLSDHYDPISRTVRLSEPVFYGRSIASISVAAHEVGHAVQHQQGYVALVLRHRMFPVVNFASGVAPFLLLAGFLFHQFSLLGLGILFFSLAVVFQVITLPVEFNASARAKRFMLAEGLIAPNEARGVNKVLGAAALTYVAATLIAVFELLKYVLIFTQGNNNEES
- a CDS encoding aldo/keto reductase; its protein translation is MNGLQDCAALHNGVKMPWVGLGVYKVKEGEEVRSAVRTALEIGYRHVDTAAFYENEEGVGQAIRESGIPREQVFVTTKVWNTDQGYEATLKAFDRSLKKLGFDYVDLYLVHWPVKGKYKETYRALEKLYKDGYVRAIGVSNFHIHHLQDVLADCEIKPMVNQVEYHPRLTQKELHAFCRENGIQLEAWSPLMRGEILSEPTIVDIGRKYGKTPAQVVLRWDLQHGVVTIPKSVTPARIKENADIFDFSLTDEEMKQIDALNLNKRVGPDPDNFNF
- a CDS encoding dicarboxylate/amino acid:cation symporter; the encoded protein is MRRKLKNLTVQVIIGIILGIIVGFLFPEFGAKLKVLADGFIKLIKMVIAPIIFFTVVIGIGNMGDLKKVGRIGGKALIYFEIVTTFALAIGIVVVNLVKPGVGFNTDAVKGGDISQYTKQAEETSHGFVDFVLSIIPDNVVAAMASGQLLPVLFFAVLFGLAAAALGEKAKPVISLFERLVEIFFGVVNMVMKVSPIAAFGAMAYTIGTFGLGSLVSLGKLMGSVYITMALFIFVVLGGIAKFYGFNIFKFLAYIKEELLLVLGTSSSESALPRLMERLEKYGCSKSVVGLVVPTGYSFNLDGTSIYLSMAAIFIAQAYGIDLTIWQELTLLGVLMLTSKGAAGVTGSGFITLAATLAAFPMIPVEGIALLLGVDRFMSEARAITNIIGNAVATVVVSKMENEFHPNESEVERASMSVAK
- a CDS encoding TRAP transporter substrate-binding protein; translation: MRKTWKAWTILLFVGLGLIGWAASRSLNREPLIYDDEQKGLKKQIIIYFSHVVAENTPKGLAAQKFAELVEKKTNGRVKVEVFPNGSLYSDGEELDALLRGDVQMIAPSFSKVTELIPEWQVLDLPFLFRDDDHVRCVFTGKVGVELLQMLEAKGIKGLAFWSNGFKQMMGTNRPLMEPDDFRGLRFRIMPSEVIERQFRLLGGEPIAVSFDRVYQELEQHKFDGQENTISNIYSKGFYKFQPYITISNHGYLGYVVMMNQSFWDRLPKDIQQKITEAMAEATNWNLRQSKEQNARELQQLEQRDGVHLYMLSETEKKKWEQKFTPLYEEFARQFGFKLLNEIKKSCE
- a CDS encoding ATP-binding protein, whose product is MNQLPIRWKITILTFTIVSFSMFLSGAFIISDFFHTKEEELSQRALLTARTVSELPEVRRHIVGNKQSRALINPIVERVRVIHSADYIVVLDMNKVRLSHPLPAMIGTISRGADEGPAFAEHTYTSKARGEIGTVVRAFVPIMNSEHEQIGVVIAAYRLPTFFEAIDSLKEEAAVAVVLSLLAGGIGAWLLASHIKRQMFELEPHEIAKLLIERTEAFNAMHEGVIAIDSNENITIFNDRAKQMLGVKGDVIGRPIRSVIPDTHLPEILEVNKPIYNKELQLGNLTIWSNRIPIKVNGKTVGAIAIFQDRTEVKRLAEELTGVKAFVHALRVQNHEYMNKLHTIAGLIQLGHIEKALEYVFQVTEEQAELTQFLSRNIKDESISGLLLSKIRRGKELGIRVTIDRHSRLHRFPPHLDHHDFVVLLGNLIENAFDAFHGVTDREKEIYVSIEQNEDICSLSVEDNGRGIAREHIGRIFEEGFSTKGENGRGIGLYLVKQIVEKGNGRIDVQSEEEKGTMFTITFDM